From the Bdellovibrio bacteriovorus genome, one window contains:
- a CDS encoding nitric-oxide reductase large subunit translates to MGHKRLWLIFTFVVVASFAVLGYYGKEIYREAPPQPTRVITTDGKEVFSGLDIKDGMNVWQSIGGQEVGSVWGHGAYVAPDWSADWLHREAVFMADRMSEEKFGKKYEELPDDQKASVRISLQGELRKNTYDAATGTITISPLRAEAIAHNSKHYSDLFMKGENLDELRDAYAIPANTIKDEKRMHMMNAFFFWSSWACVTQRPGQEITYTNNWPPDKLVGNEATGSLILWTGFSVILLLAGIGLLAFYYAVNHGDEVEHDKLPKLDPLLGLSPTPSMSATLKYFWVVCALMVVQVILGAVTAHYGVEGTAFYGFPLAEYLPYSVTRTWHVQLGIFWIATSWLATGLFISPAVSGHEPKFQAAGVNFLFVALLIIVVGSLAGQWMGVMQKLGLEANFWFGHQGYEYVDLGRFWQSFLLIGLFLWLFLMVRAIWPAFRQQQENRHLLMMFLIASAAIALFYAAGFMWGRHTNLAIAEYWRWWVVHLWVEGFFEVFATVVIAFLFTRMGLIHSKVATLSVLFSTIVFLAGGILGTFHHLYFTGTPTAVLAIGASFSALEVVPLILLGFEGYSHFRVSKAAKWLQAYKWPIYFFVAVAFWNLVGAGIFGFLINPPIALYYMQGLNTTPVHGHTALFGVYGMLGIGLMLFVLKGMASRHVWKDGVISFAFWSINIGLALMVLISVLPIGFLQTLASVEHGFWYARSAEFMQQPGMDTLRWLRVIGDTIFTVGILALGWFVVGLKAGFSVKEKIDLNSDGLL, encoded by the coding sequence ATGGGGCATAAAAGGTTATGGTTGATTTTCACCTTCGTGGTTGTCGCATCTTTTGCCGTGCTTGGTTATTACGGGAAAGAGATTTACCGCGAAGCACCTCCTCAACCAACCAGAGTCATAACGACGGATGGAAAAGAAGTTTTTTCAGGCTTAGATATCAAAGACGGAATGAATGTGTGGCAGTCTATTGGTGGGCAAGAGGTGGGTTCTGTTTGGGGACATGGTGCTTACGTCGCCCCTGATTGGAGTGCGGACTGGCTTCATCGCGAAGCGGTGTTCATGGCAGACCGCATGTCTGAAGAAAAATTCGGAAAGAAGTATGAAGAACTTCCTGACGATCAAAAGGCTTCAGTAAGAATCAGTTTGCAAGGTGAGCTGCGAAAGAACACATACGATGCGGCAACCGGGACAATTACTATCAGCCCCTTGCGCGCGGAAGCTATTGCTCACAACAGTAAACATTATAGCGACCTTTTCATGAAGGGCGAAAACCTAGACGAACTTCGCGATGCCTATGCCATTCCTGCAAATACGATCAAAGACGAAAAAAGAATGCATATGATGAATGCCTTCTTTTTTTGGTCGTCCTGGGCGTGTGTCACTCAAAGACCAGGACAAGAAATCACTTACACAAACAATTGGCCGCCTGACAAATTGGTCGGTAATGAAGCCACAGGATCTTTGATTTTGTGGACTGGTTTCAGCGTCATCCTGCTCTTAGCCGGGATTGGATTATTAGCGTTCTATTACGCTGTAAATCACGGCGATGAAGTTGAGCACGACAAACTCCCGAAACTGGACCCTCTCTTAGGCTTGTCACCAACGCCCTCTATGTCGGCCACTTTAAAATATTTCTGGGTCGTTTGTGCACTGATGGTGGTGCAAGTGATCTTAGGAGCGGTCACGGCGCACTATGGAGTTGAAGGCACCGCTTTTTATGGATTCCCGTTAGCGGAATATCTTCCTTATTCCGTCACTCGCACATGGCATGTTCAGTTAGGAATTTTTTGGATCGCGACATCATGGTTAGCAACCGGACTTTTTATTTCTCCCGCTGTTTCTGGACATGAACCAAAGTTTCAAGCTGCAGGCGTAAACTTTCTTTTCGTCGCACTTTTAATTATCGTCGTCGGCTCTCTAGCGGGTCAATGGATGGGAGTGATGCAGAAGCTAGGCTTAGAGGCCAACTTCTGGTTCGGCCATCAAGGTTATGAATATGTAGATCTCGGTCGGTTTTGGCAATCATTCCTTCTAATAGGATTATTCCTGTGGTTGTTCTTGATGGTCCGAGCCATCTGGCCGGCGTTTCGGCAGCAACAAGAAAATCGTCACTTGTTAATGATGTTTTTAATCGCATCTGCGGCGATCGCGTTGTTTTATGCTGCGGGCTTTATGTGGGGACGACACACGAACTTAGCGATCGCCGAGTATTGGAGATGGTGGGTTGTTCATTTGTGGGTGGAAGGTTTCTTTGAGGTCTTTGCGACCGTTGTTATCGCTTTTTTGTTTACCCGCATGGGGCTTATTCACAGCAAGGTTGCGACTTTAAGTGTTTTATTTTCCACCATCGTATTTCTAGCCGGTGGTATTTTAGGGACTTTTCATCACTTGTATTTCACTGGAACTCCAACGGCCGTTTTGGCTATCGGTGCAAGCTTTAGTGCTCTGGAAGTTGTACCTTTAATATTGTTAGGCTTTGAAGGTTACAGTCATTTTCGAGTCAGCAAGGCGGCGAAATGGTTGCAAGCTTACAAGTGGCCGATTTATTTCTTCGTGGCCGTGGCTTTCTGGAATCTTGTCGGAGCCGGCATATTCGGCTTTTTGATCAATCCGCCGATTGCTCTTTATTATATGCAAGGCCTTAATACGACTCCCGTACACGGTCATACGGCCCTTTTCGGAGTTTATGGAATGTTAGGTATTGGGCTGATGCTTTTTGTCTTAAAAGGTATGGCGTCTCGACATGTTTGGAAAGACGGAGTGATTTCGTTTGCTTTTTGGTCGATTAATATCGGCCTAGCTTTGATGGTCTTAATCAGTGTCTTACCAATAGGTTTCTTGCAAACTCTGGCAAGTGTCGAGCATGGCTTTTGGTATGCGCGTTCCGCCGAATTTATGCAGCAACCGGGAATGGATACCTTACGTTGGTTGCGCGTCATCGGGGACACTATATTTACAGTCGGAATTTTAGCGTTAGGGTGGTTTGTTGTGGGCTTGAAAGCCGGCTTTTCGGTGAAAGAAAAAATCGATTTGAATTCAGACGGTTTGTTGTAA
- the nirK gene encoding copper-containing nitrite reductase yields the protein MNSGGRLLSFLVLGMMALSCTKKSDVSEPTSKDKWKASSAEIAEDNENLDKLPEEEHKLLPPPQVPSPITRKNPARVKIKMEIREQVGVLADGVKYTFWTFGGTVPGPMLRIRAGDYVDFTLSNHPDNKLPHNIDLHAVTGAGGGAEGSFTAPGHSSTFSFRALNPGLYIYHCATAPVGMHIANGMYGLILVEPKDGLPKVDKEYYVVQGDFYTKGNFGERGLQAFDMEKALKEQPDYVVFNGAVGALSGSSSLVANLGQTVRIFFGNGGPNLSSSFHLIGEIFDHVYQEGGSRITQKNVQTTMVPAGGSAIVDFRIDTPGNFILVDHAIFRAFNKGALGMLKVEGDHNTKIYTGKTKDAVYLPEGQNMIPISQEQKKDPPTGDTLEARMRTGEIVYKQNCLACHQANGEGVPNAFPPLAKSDFLMADKARAIRVVKNGLEGAITVNGKTYNSVMPALGLSDDDIASVVTYVRNSFGNKSDVVTLDEVKRAKK from the coding sequence ATGAATTCTGGTGGAAGACTTCTAAGTTTTTTAGTTTTAGGAATGATGGCGTTAAGCTGTACCAAAAAATCGGATGTCAGCGAACCTACTAGCAAGGACAAGTGGAAAGCTTCTTCCGCCGAAATCGCCGAAGACAATGAAAACTTAGATAAATTGCCTGAAGAAGAACATAAACTTCTTCCTCCGCCACAAGTTCCTTCACCTATCACTAGAAAGAACCCTGCGCGTGTGAAAATTAAGATGGAAATTCGTGAACAGGTGGGCGTGCTGGCTGATGGTGTGAAGTATACTTTCTGGACTTTCGGAGGAACGGTGCCCGGGCCGATGCTTCGTATCCGCGCAGGCGATTACGTTGACTTCACTTTATCAAATCATCCGGACAACAAACTTCCGCACAATATCGATTTGCATGCTGTCACAGGCGCGGGTGGAGGAGCTGAAGGTTCATTCACCGCTCCTGGACACTCATCAACGTTCTCATTTCGCGCACTGAACCCAGGTCTTTACATCTACCACTGTGCGACAGCACCCGTAGGTATGCACATCGCCAACGGTATGTACGGACTGATTTTGGTAGAGCCAAAAGACGGTTTACCAAAAGTCGATAAAGAATATTATGTCGTTCAAGGTGACTTTTATACTAAAGGAAATTTCGGTGAGCGTGGTCTACAGGCTTTTGATATGGAAAAAGCCTTAAAAGAACAACCTGACTATGTCGTATTCAATGGTGCCGTCGGAGCGCTTTCAGGAAGTTCATCTTTAGTGGCTAATCTAGGCCAAACAGTGCGGATCTTCTTTGGTAACGGTGGACCTAATCTAAGCTCTTCTTTTCACCTTATCGGAGAGATCTTTGATCACGTTTATCAAGAGGGCGGAAGTCGCATTACTCAGAAAAACGTGCAAACGACTATGGTTCCTGCTGGTGGATCGGCGATCGTAGATTTTCGAATCGATACACCGGGTAACTTTATATTAGTAGACCATGCGATTTTCAGAGCATTCAACAAGGGCGCTTTAGGTATGTTGAAAGTGGAAGGGGACCACAATACGAAAATCTATACAGGTAAAACTAAAGATGCCGTTTATTTGCCCGAAGGTCAGAACATGATACCAATTTCTCAAGAGCAAAAGAAGGATCCGCCAACAGGAGACACACTTGAAGCACGTATGAGAACCGGAGAAATCGTTTACAAGCAAAACTGTTTGGCCTGCCATCAGGCTAATGGTGAGGGTGTGCCGAATGCCTTTCCACCTCTAGCTAAATCCGATTTTTTGATGGCGGATAAGGCTCGGGCTATTCGCGTTGTGAAAAATGGACTTGAAGGAGCCATTACCGTAAATGGTAAAACCTATAATAGCGTCATGCCTGCACTAGGATTGTCTGACGATGATATTGCGAGCGTGGTAACCTATGTCCGCAATAGCTTCGGTAATAAGAGTGATGTGGTTACTTTGGACGAGGTTAAGAGAGCGAAAAAATGA
- a CDS encoding HAMP domain-containing methyl-accepting chemotaxis protein produces the protein MSKMGLKAKLIVLCSAMSLVPVVVGAFAYFAIRDIDENYNGVTYKVLPNIQLADQMYLDFRMLRINLRSLGLPHLPKEKAEAFIKGAEHHLTQYEEKNAKYKLLSYMPGEEDLYKKVDNAWQELKVLYTEALRLYRTGKPEDIDKMVQIFINQDLEKSTVYRNSMNNLVAYQEKQASIFIQKAEDQVDSSNSTMIIVIGVGVILGQGIGLFVAVSLSKTINFTSKELESSSHQVRDAAAQISDTSQTLSQSATEQASSLEETVATIEEITSMIKINSENAKQSSVLANGTSAIAIKGESQVNKLIDSIASIADDSKKIADITNVIDDIAFQTNLLALNAAVEAARAGEQGKGFAVVAEAVRNLAQRSAESAKNIASLISASVEKINSGSEQAKNSGLVLKEIVSETSKVAALSEELAKASEEQFNGISQIGKAMNQLDQVTQMNAASSEESAAAAEELSAQAYSLLANVETLQVLVNGDVEKNHQRPFLKAS, from the coding sequence ATGTCTAAGATGGGATTGAAAGCAAAATTAATTGTTCTTTGCTCGGCTATGTCTCTTGTTCCAGTTGTCGTAGGCGCTTTTGCGTACTTCGCTATTCGAGACATTGATGAAAACTACAACGGAGTTACATACAAAGTTTTGCCGAACATCCAACTAGCAGATCAGATGTATCTGGACTTTAGAATGCTACGGATTAATCTTAGAAGCTTGGGATTACCCCATCTTCCTAAAGAAAAAGCAGAGGCCTTCATTAAAGGTGCTGAACACCACCTTACGCAATATGAAGAGAAAAACGCGAAGTACAAACTGCTTTCTTATATGCCTGGCGAAGAGGATTTATACAAAAAAGTCGACAATGCTTGGCAGGAGCTAAAAGTTCTTTATACAGAAGCCCTTCGCCTGTATCGGACCGGAAAGCCAGAAGATATCGACAAGATGGTGCAAATCTTTATCAATCAAGACCTAGAAAAATCAACTGTCTATCGTAATTCGATGAATAACTTAGTTGCCTATCAAGAAAAGCAGGCCTCTATTTTCATCCAAAAAGCCGAAGACCAGGTAGATTCTTCGAACTCTACGATGATAATCGTTATCGGGGTTGGCGTAATATTGGGTCAAGGAATCGGACTGTTCGTAGCGGTGAGTCTTTCTAAAACCATTAATTTTACATCCAAAGAACTTGAATCCAGCTCGCACCAGGTCCGCGATGCCGCAGCCCAAATTTCTGATACATCACAGACTCTTTCTCAATCTGCTACTGAGCAGGCTTCGTCTTTAGAAGAAACTGTGGCCACTATTGAAGAGATCACATCGATGATTAAGATTAACTCTGAAAACGCTAAACAATCTTCAGTTCTGGCGAATGGGACTTCCGCGATCGCTATCAAGGGTGAATCTCAGGTCAATAAACTTATTGATTCCATCGCAAGCATTGCCGACGACTCTAAGAAAATTGCTGATATTACCAATGTCATTGATGATATCGCCTTTCAAACAAATCTATTGGCTTTGAACGCGGCGGTCGAGGCGGCTCGTGCCGGGGAACAAGGAAAAGGTTTCGCCGTTGTTGCCGAAGCCGTTCGCAACTTGGCGCAAAGAAGTGCGGAGTCCGCAAAAAATATCGCATCACTTATTAGTGCTAGTGTAGAAAAGATTAATTCTGGAAGTGAGCAAGCGAAAAACAGTGGCTTAGTCTTGAAAGAGATTGTAAGCGAAACCAGCAAGGTCGCCGCCCTCAGCGAGGAATTAGCGAAAGCCAGTGAAGAACAATTCAACGGTATTTCACAGATCGGTAAAGCGATGAATCAGTTGGATCAAGTGACTCAAATGAACGCAGCTTCTTCAGAAGAATCAGCCGCAGCGGCCGAGGAGCTTTCGGCGCAGGCTTATTCACTTTTGGCCAACGTAGAAACACTTCAGGTATTAGTGAATGGAGACGTTGAAAAAAACCATCAAAGACCGTTCTTAAAGGCCTCCTAA
- a CDS encoding formylglycine-generating enzyme family protein yields MISSFFVMALLFSWAEEIKVSGGKFQPLFQDKGEESIVIPSLWVDATPVTNEEFRAFIEMNPKWRKSKVTPLLADSSYLKSWKDDLTFPDGTGRFPVVHVSWFAARAFCKSQGKRLPTILEWEYFADANSPENEAKTLKWYAKGQDEIKNVKTLKPNKFGLYDTAGLIWEWVDDFGSVVMSGDSREGVNRDLFCAGAAINTKKPNQYGAFMRYALRSSLQAQYTTSSLGFRCVKNFIEEKK; encoded by the coding sequence ATGATTTCGTCTTTTTTTGTAATGGCTTTGCTATTTTCCTGGGCCGAAGAAATCAAAGTCTCGGGTGGAAAGTTTCAGCCCTTGTTTCAAGATAAGGGGGAAGAATCCATTGTTATCCCGTCCTTATGGGTGGATGCGACTCCCGTGACGAACGAAGAATTTCGCGCATTTATTGAAATGAATCCTAAATGGCGAAAGTCAAAAGTAACTCCGCTTCTTGCGGACTCCTCTTATTTAAAAAGCTGGAAGGACGATCTGACCTTCCCTGATGGTACGGGGCGCTTCCCTGTCGTTCACGTGTCCTGGTTTGCCGCGCGCGCGTTTTGTAAATCACAGGGCAAGCGGCTTCCCACGATTTTGGAATGGGAGTACTTCGCAGATGCAAACAGTCCCGAGAATGAAGCAAAAACATTGAAGTGGTACGCCAAAGGACAAGATGAAATAAAGAACGTGAAAACTTTGAAACCAAATAAGTTTGGTCTCTACGATACGGCCGGACTCATCTGGGAGTGGGTGGATGACTTCGGCAGTGTTGTGATGTCGGGAGACTCACGTGAAGGTGTGAACCGCGATCTTTTTTGCGCTGGGGCGGCGATAAACACCAAAAAACCTAACCAATATGGTGCATTTATGCGCTATGCACTTCGTTCCAGCTTGCAAGCCCAATACACAACTTCATCATTGGGCTTTCGCTGCGTAAAAAATTTTATTGAGGAGAAAAAATGA
- a CDS encoding tail fiber domain-containing protein, translating to MRFGNPNIAEYFLIIARAIFNMIAALILLSSLNQKGVKSEKKPMIRLFFFSSALLLTSIAFAAPNTLTYQGRILTSTGTPLEFSNVSFLFEIKSQDGLCVYYREQKNGVNMSGSKGVFDVPLGTGTKLFPTSGSIGLKEIFDNTATLDCADANNNVASNKGPIADQSRRLSVSFHDGVGWNQISPDNEIRSVPYAHFASSALKLGNFTATDFIRTTSLPSSACTAGQVVFFDGASFTCVTDAGGSGVVSDIIAGSGISVTGASSKTVAVSFGTTAGTAAQGNDSRITGAFQSATSLGGDLSGTLPNPTVAKVQGVSVATTTPQDGQVYRYGASSLEPVWFGIDDLRTSTGASQFSTSCTASQTLTWSAVTDAFTCSNIAGLDAAVITTGTIPAERLPSTIALPQIAAPAVAGTDEGRIYFDSTAKKFKVSQSGSAYTDLVSAVTFPVLGSAGTAAAPTYSFSADSDSGMYNPNPDQIAFSTGGTQRFRIQGSSFFMGSLGLGSATPGSFSFDSYYYGPTSSTAKGRFMVSVGQTQTAAGSITMPAMGVDNSIRGDYVQGGTMGAVLGLSIVDNKAGFTGTSYGVQGQVKVNTGAANVSGLQTALWANVFIPGAASLPVSQKINAITSDINLEGTATGGTTINEANGLELRLATRAYDTIGSYTGIMLRAPIGTGAITTQYAMITEPGSGNVGIGITNPSYMLHVGGTAGGTSWANTSDRRFKRNIATIDSSLEKVLQLRGVTYDWRVEEFPARRFDHGQQIGLIAQEVQEVFPDVVTKDNDGFLAVQYANLVAPLIEAFKEFYSQWRTETAALKAENARLTNEVQSLQKWVCQKDPSAEFCK from the coding sequence GTGCGATTTGGTAATCCGAACATCGCCGAATACTTTCTGATTATTGCGAGAGCCATTTTTAATATGATCGCTGCTCTTATTCTGCTTTCATCACTCAATCAAAAAGGTGTTAAGTCCGAAAAGAAGCCTATGATAAGACTCTTCTTTTTTTCGAGTGCGTTGTTACTGACATCGATAGCTTTTGCTGCTCCGAACACTTTAACTTATCAAGGTCGTATTCTTACTTCGACAGGAACTCCTCTTGAGTTCAGCAACGTGAGCTTTTTGTTTGAGATTAAATCTCAAGATGGACTTTGCGTTTATTATCGTGAACAAAAAAATGGCGTGAATATGTCAGGTTCAAAGGGTGTTTTTGATGTACCGCTGGGAACAGGAACAAAGTTATTCCCCACTTCTGGAAGTATAGGTTTAAAAGAGATCTTTGATAATACAGCCACCTTAGATTGCGCAGATGCCAACAACAATGTCGCGAGCAACAAAGGACCTATTGCCGATCAATCGCGACGTCTGAGCGTGAGTTTTCACGACGGCGTTGGTTGGAATCAGATCAGTCCTGATAACGAAATTCGTTCTGTCCCTTATGCTCACTTTGCTTCCTCCGCACTGAAGCTAGGAAATTTCACCGCGACTGACTTTATTCGTACGACGTCTCTTCCTTCTAGTGCTTGTACCGCAGGTCAAGTCGTCTTCTTTGACGGAGCCTCTTTTACTTGCGTGACGGATGCGGGTGGTTCTGGAGTAGTTTCAGATATTATTGCCGGATCAGGAATCAGCGTTACCGGAGCTTCCTCTAAAACGGTGGCAGTGAGTTTTGGAACCACGGCGGGTACCGCAGCTCAAGGAAATGACTCTCGCATCACGGGAGCCTTTCAATCTGCAACTTCACTAGGAGGAGATTTAAGTGGCACACTTCCTAACCCGACAGTCGCAAAAGTCCAAGGTGTCAGTGTTGCAACAACGACTCCTCAGGATGGACAAGTTTATCGTTATGGCGCTTCATCGTTAGAGCCTGTGTGGTTTGGTATTGACGACCTTCGCACTTCAACGGGCGCTTCACAGTTTTCTACTAGCTGTACAGCTTCACAAACCTTAACTTGGTCCGCTGTGACTGATGCATTTACTTGTTCCAATATCGCGGGGCTGGATGCGGCAGTGATCACAACGGGAACGATCCCCGCAGAAAGACTTCCTTCGACAATTGCGTTACCACAGATCGCCGCGCCCGCTGTTGCCGGAACTGATGAAGGACGTATTTATTTTGATTCAACGGCGAAGAAATTTAAAGTCTCGCAAAGTGGATCGGCTTATACAGATTTAGTTTCTGCCGTGACCTTCCCCGTTCTTGGTAGTGCTGGCACCGCGGCGGCACCTACTTATTCATTTAGTGCTGATTCCGATTCAGGGATGTACAACCCTAATCCAGATCAAATCGCATTTTCTACTGGAGGAACGCAGCGCTTTCGAATTCAAGGGTCTTCATTCTTTATGGGTAGTTTGGGTTTGGGCAGCGCGACTCCTGGTTCATTCTCATTCGATTCTTACTATTATGGGCCAACGAGCTCTACCGCAAAAGGGCGCTTCATGGTCAGCGTCGGTCAAACCCAAACCGCCGCGGGAAGCATCACTATGCCTGCTATGGGCGTCGACAACAGCATCCGTGGAGATTATGTTCAAGGCGGGACCATGGGAGCAGTTTTAGGATTAAGTATTGTTGACAATAAAGCGGGCTTCACCGGAACCTCTTATGGTGTGCAAGGTCAAGTCAAGGTGAACACCGGAGCTGCCAATGTCAGTGGGCTTCAAACAGCTCTTTGGGCAAATGTATTTATTCCGGGAGCAGCCTCTTTACCTGTCTCGCAAAAAATTAATGCCATCACGTCAGATATCAACTTAGAAGGGACAGCAACAGGCGGCACAACAATCAATGAAGCCAATGGACTTGAGCTGCGTCTTGCCACTAGAGCCTATGATACCATCGGGTCTTATACGGGAATCATGCTTCGAGCGCCCATTGGTACGGGAGCGATCACTACGCAATATGCAATGATCACCGAGCCCGGGTCAGGCAATGTCGGTATTGGTATCACCAACCCCTCTTACATGCTTCATGTCGGCGGGACCGCTGGTGGAACCTCGTGGGCAAACACCTCGGACCGACGATTCAAACGTAATATCGCGACCATTGATTCTAGCTTAGAAAAAGTCTTACAACTTCGAGGTGTAACTTACGACTGGAGAGTGGAAGAGTTCCCTGCCCGTCGCTTTGATCACGGTCAGCAAATCGGTTTGATCGCGCAAGAGGTTCAGGAAGTTTTCCCTGACGTAGTTACAAAAGACAATGATGGATTTTTAGCCGTTCAATACGCGAACCTCGTTGCGCCCTTGATTGAGGCTTTTAAAGAATTCTATTCACAGTGGCGCACGGAAACGGCGGCTTTGAAGGCAGAAAACGCCCGACTTACAAACGAAGTTCAGTCTTTGCAAAAGTGGGTTTGCCAGAAGGATCCTTCGGCAGAGTTTTGTAAATAA
- a CDS encoding DUF4423 domain-containing protein: MAEQVLFYDDYRLYLSEAFETRRLRNPNYSMRAFARDLGLAVSTLIEVQKGKYGLSAARAYEVATKLNLSQRQCEHFSDLLTAKFARSSEQRVVAKKAVEHRINNFVQEVSLDSFKVISEWHHMALLELMDLEKNHLNKARYAKMLGVSESVIEDSLERMNRLGLIEMTSNSVKPTSQFTSVNNNYNSEAVRSFHKQIIEKALYAVERQDNEKREVSSTLFSIKKQDFPAARKALMDFRREFASRFGTTENADDVCSLSIQFFSLLAQEDAR; encoded by the coding sequence ATGGCCGAACAAGTTCTCTTCTACGATGATTACCGTCTCTATCTGTCTGAAGCTTTTGAAACTCGACGTTTGCGAAATCCGAATTATTCTATGCGAGCCTTCGCTCGTGATTTAGGGTTGGCGGTGTCAACCCTGATTGAAGTGCAAAAAGGTAAGTACGGCCTTTCAGCGGCACGAGCTTATGAGGTTGCAACCAAACTCAACTTAAGCCAAAGACAGTGCGAACACTTTTCTGATTTACTCACTGCGAAATTCGCCCGTTCTTCTGAACAAAGAGTGGTTGCGAAGAAGGCTGTTGAACATAGAATTAATAACTTCGTACAAGAAGTGTCTTTAGATTCTTTTAAAGTTATTTCCGAGTGGCATCACATGGCGCTTTTAGAACTGATGGATTTAGAAAAAAACCATCTCAATAAAGCTCGCTACGCTAAAATGTTGGGTGTTAGTGAAAGCGTGATCGAAGATTCGTTAGAAAGAATGAATCGCTTGGGTTTGATAGAAATGACATCGAATTCGGTGAAACCCACATCACAGTTTACTTCTGTAAATAATAACTATAATTCCGAAGCTGTGCGCAGTTTTCATAAACAGATTATTGAAAAAGCACTTTACGCGGTAGAACGCCAAGATAATGAAAAGCGAGAAGTCTCCTCCACTTTGTTCTCAATTAAAAAACAGGATTTTCCCGCGGCACGGAAAGCTCTGATGGATTTTCGTCGAGAATTTGCCTCGCGCTTTGGAACTACTGAAAATGCGGACGATGTCTGCAGCCTGAGTATTCAATTTTTCAGCCTTTTGGCACAGGAAGATGCACGATGA
- a CDS encoding SCO family protein, giving the protein MKFIIIVFMIFCSLNIFAHEVGHEHHGTENLESADPVPGSSLYQLDSSWVDSDGKKVLLKDLKGRPRLVAMLYTRCTTACPLLVEDLKKLISKLPAKKQSIPVTLFSFDSENETASTMKEFLQKKKVKWQMLKGDSSDVAEVAAALGVRYKKLSSGEYVHSNVIYLLDSDGVMIAKKEGLKSDDSAFVKKIDSTLK; this is encoded by the coding sequence ATGAAATTCATAATCATCGTATTCATGATTTTTTGTTCCCTGAATATTTTCGCTCACGAAGTCGGGCATGAACACCATGGAACTGAAAACTTGGAATCGGCAGATCCCGTTCCAGGCAGTTCTCTTTATCAACTCGACAGCAGTTGGGTCGATAGCGATGGAAAAAAAGTTTTATTAAAAGACCTCAAAGGAAGGCCGCGCCTGGTGGCTATGCTTTACACTCGCTGTACAACGGCGTGTCCTTTACTCGTGGAAGACCTTAAAAAGCTTATTTCAAAGCTGCCAGCCAAGAAGCAAAGCATTCCTGTGACGCTGTTTTCATTTGATTCCGAAAACGAAACGGCCTCTACAATGAAAGAATTTCTTCAAAAAAAGAAAGTGAAGTGGCAGATGCTAAAGGGTGACTCCTCAGATGTTGCAGAAGTCGCCGCTGCTCTCGGGGTCCGCTACAAAAAACTTTCCTCGGGAGAGTATGTTCATTCTAACGTTATCTACTTACTGGATTCGGACGGCGTCATGATAGCTAAGAAAGAAGGTCTGAAGTCCGACGATTCCGCTTTTGTGAAGAAAATCGATAGTACTTTAAAATAG
- a CDS encoding L,D-transpeptidase family protein, producing the protein MARLILVLSALLLGYSQTQAAALFGRPSKIIDSNDSNSSSAGSSYYTPYTSGSSSYSATGGGCGSVPSHVKTAFSEAKRFTQTCSYAQLAPGKMIAVNDYSGDGRPTMYIFDQDGNCVKGFPISWGVGSDRSGRLEACSTENSRKTPPGFHLTATHNGARYNSSNSLGMAGLSGQDSLGQRGVIIHGTSPAGTSNTWGCTGVNYEDLSTVMKTLGVGSLVYNYFGGARASNCSDNSGMERPAQCQPEAAAVAAARSNGVSSSKYSGKSKYSTSSGGSKATNSTKRKGAK; encoded by the coding sequence ATGGCAAGACTTATTCTGGTATTGTCGGCTTTGCTTCTAGGTTATTCACAAACCCAAGCAGCCGCACTTTTCGGTCGTCCTTCCAAGATCATTGATAGCAACGACAGCAATTCAAGCAGCGCAGGAAGTAGTTACTACACACCTTATACATCAGGTTCGTCGTCTTACTCTGCTACTGGGGGAGGATGCGGCTCCGTACCTTCTCACGTAAAAACGGCGTTTTCTGAAGCCAAGCGCTTCACGCAAACTTGTTCTTACGCGCAATTGGCTCCCGGCAAAATGATTGCCGTGAATGATTATTCGGGAGATGGTCGCCCGACAATGTACATCTTCGATCAAGATGGAAATTGCGTAAAAGGCTTTCCGATCAGCTGGGGTGTCGGTTCTGACCGCAGTGGACGCTTAGAGGCGTGCAGCACGGAAAACTCTAGAAAAACACCTCCTGGATTTCACTTGACCGCGACCCACAATGGGGCACGCTATAATAGTTCGAACTCGCTAGGTATGGCCGGTCTTTCTGGTCAGGACAGCCTTGGGCAACGTGGAGTTATCATCCACGGAACGAGTCCTGCGGGAACCTCTAATACTTGGGGATGTACAGGCGTGAACTACGAAGACTTATCAACGGTCATGAAAACCTTGGGTGTAGGATCGTTGGTATATAACTACTTCGGTGGAGCTAGAGCTTCCAATTGCAGTGATAATTCTGGAATGGAACGTCCGGCACAATGTCAGCCTGAAGCAGCGGCGGTAGCAGCAGCGAGATCCAATGGGGTTTCGTCGTCGAAGTACTCTGGAAAAAGCAAGTACTCTACTAGCTCAGGCGGTTCGAAGGCTACGAACTCGACAAAAAGAAAAGGAGCAAAATAA